A genomic stretch from Thunnus maccoyii chromosome 19, fThuMac1.1, whole genome shotgun sequence includes:
- the lin54 gene encoding protein lin-54 homolog — protein sequence MDVVSPELNSLLPDEIMDTEAIEDVAHPQPDGTTVQSEPTDDTSVPMETDTPMVSENVTLCSDAAPTDHTQALTTSTDSTLCISSGSQLPVSISSASSPLLTLKPTMATSTATTKTTDSVTGTSVTTSGLQKLTAPFTISAANHQIILNKVASSQATEAAKSAGTPPQVIKQEGQKLLVTAIGKSGQPIVLQLPHTGNKPGIAQTSGDAKSQAPQFKVVTIGGRSELKPVVGSPGNQLTTLQAQQLKTVQIAKKTPTSSAAPIKFIITKTVNSKGLSPQTSVNPVIAGRVLTQNSPVMPPRTITLSEPHNTTIQSIPGKKIAISPLKTPSKVTVVSVASPTSSAPQKSVALPVNVALGQQILTVQQSTSGSPVKVATSQTAAQGIKPVQSVAVGGVGGSQFKTIIPLATQPNVQQIQVPGSRFHYVRLVTATTASSTGQPSGPSTSSIQTAKPMVVSTGAVRMSVPIVPAQTMKQVAPKPLTSAPQVVTTTQTQQRLIMPATPLPQIQPNFTNLPPGTVLAPAPGSGNVGYAVVPAQYVTQLQQSPFVTLASSSGFPPSTGIQTQARLPLNGLSTAESTSRPRKPCNCTKSQCLKLYCDCFANGEFCNNCNCNNCFNNLEHETERLKAIKTCLDRNPEAFKPKIGKGKEGESDRRHSKGCNCKRSGCLKNYCECYEAKIMCSSICKCIGCKNFEESPERKTLMHLADAAEVRVQQQTAAKTKLSSQISDLLMRTTPVISSGSGRLPYTFVTKEVLEATCECLLEQAKKAEQTHQPQVEAERMILEEFGHCLMRIINSAGKAKADCASINC from the exons ATGGATGTGGTGTCACCAGAGCTCAACAGCCTCCTACCTGATGAGATCATGGATACCGAGGCCATAGAGGATGTCGCTCACCCCCAACCGGACGGCACCACGGTCCAGTCAGAGCCCACCGACGACACATCGGTCCCGATGGAGACGGATACACCGATGGTTTCGGAAAACGTGACCCTCTGTTCAGACGCCGCTCCGACGGATCACACTCAGGCTCTGACCACCTCCACAGACTCCACGCTCTGCATCAGCTCCGGAAGTCAGCTTCCTGTCTCAATTTCAAGCGCATCATCTCCCCTTCTCACCCTCAAACCGACCATGGCCACTTCCACAGCCACAACCAAAACGACAGACAGCGTGACCGGGACTAGCGTCACCACGAGCGGCTTACAGAAGCTCACGGCTCCCTTTACCATCTCCGCTGCGAACCACCAGATCATTCTCAACAAGGTGGCTTCATCTCAAGCCACCGAAGCAGCAAAGTCTGCAGGTACTCCACCCCAGGTCATCAAACAGGAAGGACAGAAACTTTTGGTTACGGCGATAGGGAAGTCGGGTCAACCTATAGTGCTGCAGCTACCGCACACTGGCAACAAGCCTGGCATCGCACAGACCTCAGGAGACGCCAAATCTCAAGCTCCGCAGTTTAAAGTGGTGACCATCGGGGGGAGGTCGGAGCTAAAGCCGGTGGTGGGAAGTCCCGGCAATCAGTTGACCACATTACAGGCCCAGCAGCTGAAGACTGTGCAG ATCGCTAAGAAAACACCGACATCCTCAGCTGCACCAATCAAGTTTATCATCACAAAAACGGTTAACAGTAAAGGTCTGAGCCCTCAGACGTCAGTAAACCCTGTTATTGCAG GTCGGGTCCTGACACAGAATTCTCCAGTGATGCCCCCGAGGACCATCACTCTGTCTGAGCCCCACAACACTACTATACAAAGCATCCCTGGCAAAAAGATCGCTATTTCACCCCTTAAGACTCCCAGCAAG GTGACTGTGGTATCTGTGGCTTCCCCGACCTCCAGCGCCCCTCAGAAGTCCGTAGCGTTGCCCGTCAATGTAGCACTTGGCCAACAGATCCTCACAGTCCAACAGTCCACATCTGGATCTCCAGTCAAGGTGGCCACCAGCCAAACCGCAGCGCAG GGTATTAAACCGGTGCAGTCTGTGGCCGTGGGAGGAGTCGGCGGCTCCCAGTTCAAGACCATCATCCCGCTGGCCACTCAGCCCAATGTGCAGCAGATTCAGGTGCCAGGAAGCAGGTTCCACTACGTCCGCCTCGTCACGGCAACCACAGCTAGCAGCACAGGACAGCCCAGCGGCCCCAGCACCAGCTccatacagacag CTAAACCGATGGTGGTCAGCACAGGAGCAGTGAGGATGTCTGTCCCAATCGTCCCGGCGCAGACCATGAAACAG GTGGCACCTAAACCCTTGACATCAGCGCCGCAGGTAGTCACCACCACTCAGACCCAACAGCGCCTGATCATGCCCGCGACTCCGCTACCGCAGATCCAGCCCAACTTCACCAACCTCCCTCCAGGCACCGTCCTGGCACCAGCTCCAGGAAGCGGGAACGTGGGCTACGCGGTCGTGCCAGCACAATATGTCACACAG CTCCAGCAGTCACCGTTCGTGACCCTCGCCAGCAGCTCCGGTTTCCCCCCGTCCACTGGTATCCAGACTCAGGCCAGATTACCGCTCAACGG ATTATCGACAGCAGAATCAACGTCACGACCGAGGAAACCCTGCAACTGCACCAAGTCACAGTGTCTCAAGCT ATACTGTGACTGCTTTGCAAATGGAGAGTTCTGCAATAATTGTAACTGTAATAACTGCTTCAATAACCTGGAACATGAAACAGAACGTCTCAAAGCTATAAAG aCGTGTCTGGACCGGAATCCAGAAGCCTTCAAACCTAAAATCGGTAAAGGCAAAGAGGGCGAGTCAGACCGGCGACACAGTAAAGGCTGCAACTGTAAACGATCGGGCTGCCTGAAGAACTACTGCGAGTGCTACGAG GCGAAGATCATGTGCTCGTCCATTTGCAAGTGCATCGGCTGCAAGAACTTCGAGGAGAGCCCGGAGAGGAAGACGCTGATGCATTTGGCCGACGCGGCGGAAGTGAGAGTCCAGCAGCAGACCGCGGCCAAGACCAAGCTGTCGTCACAGATCTCAGACCTGCTCATGCGGACGACGCCTGTTATTTCGAGCGGAAGCGGGAG
- the cops4 gene encoding COP9 signalosome complex subunit 4: MATDVRQELAQLMNSSGSHKDLAAKYRQILEKAVQFTDADQLESLKAFVEAMVNENVSLVISRQLLTDFCTHLPNLPDATAKAVYHFTLEKIQPRVISFEEQVASIRQHLATIYEKEGDWRNAAQVLVGIPLETGQKQYNVDYKLDTYLKIARLYLEDDDPVQAEAYINRASLLQNESSNEQLQIHYKVCYARVLDFRRKFIEAAQRYNELSYKSIVHESERLEALKHALNCTILASAGQQRSRMLATLFKDERCQQLAAYGILEKMYLDRIIRGNQLQEFAAMLMPHQKATTADGSSILDRAVIEHNLLSASKLYNNITFEELGALLEIPPAKAEKIASQMITEGRMNGFIDQIDGIVHFETREPLPTWDKQIQSLCFQVNNLLEKIRQAAPEWAAQAMEAQMTQ, encoded by the exons ATGGCGACCGACGTGAGGCAGGAGCTTGCACAGCTGATGAATTCTAGTGGTTCTCATAAAGATCTTGCTGCCAA ATACCGACAAATTTTGGAGAAAGCTGTTCAGTTCACGGATGCAGACCAACTGGAATCCTTGAAGGCCTTTGTTGAAGCAA tgGTCAATGAAAACGTCAGTCTTGTCATCTCGAGACAACTGCTCACCGACTTCTGCACACATCTGCCCAACCTGCCCGACGCCACAGCCAAAGCGGTGTATCACTTCACCTTGGAAAAGATCCAGCCGAGGGTCATCTCCTTCGAGGAACAA GTAGCCTCCATCAGACAGCACTTAGCAACCATTTATGAAAAGGAGGGAGACTGGAGAAATGCCGCCCAGGTTTTAGTTGGTATTCCCCTGGAAACAGGACAGAA GCAATACAATGTTGACTATAAGTTGGACACATACCTGAAAATTGCCCGTCTCTACTTAGAAGACGATGACCCGGTGCAGGCAGAAGCCTACATCAACAGAGCCTCATTGCTTCAGAATGAGTCTTCTAACGAACAGCTGCAAATTCATTACAAG gTTTGCTATGCCAGAGTTCTAGATTTCAGGAGGAAGTTCATTGAAGCTGCACAGAGATACAACGAGCTGTCTTATAAGTCAATTGTCCATGAGAGTGAACGTCTAGAGGCACTGAAGCATGCCCTGAACTGCACCATACTGGCTTCTGCAG GCCAGCAGCGTTCTCGAATGTTGGCCACTCTGTTTAAGGATGagcgctgtcagcagctggCTGCATATGGTATTCTAGAGAAGATGTACTTGGACCGAATCATCAGAGGAAACCAGCTGCAGGAGTTTGCTGCCATGCTCATGCCTCACCAGAAGGCCACCACAGCAGATG GCTCCAGCATCCTCGACAGAGCTGTGATTGAACACAACCTCCTGTCAGCCAGTAAACTCTACAACAACATCACTTTTGAAGAACTAGGAGCGCTGTTGGAAATCCCCCCAGCAAAG gCTGAGAAAATTGCATCCCAGATGATCACCGAAGGACGCATGAATGGCTTCATCGACCAGATAGACGGCATCGTACACTTTGAGA CCCGAGAACCCCTTCCTACCTGGGACAAACAGATCCAGTCTCTGTGTTTCCAAGTCAACAACCTCCTAGAAAAGATCCGTCAGGCCGCTCCAGAGTGGGCCGCACAAGCTATGGAAGCCCAGATGACCCAGTAG
- the LOC121885968 gene encoding placenta-specific gene 8 protein-like, producing MAVTNQPGRFEPSDFQTSLFDFCGDFGTCCYGLWCYPCLTCSVASDMGECCLCGMGMTIRSVYRTRYNIEGSLLTDFMATMCCPVCATCQLRRDIDRRKEQGIY from the exons ATGGCTGTGACCAACCAACCAGGCAGATTTGAACCCTCTGATTTCCAGACCAGCCTGTTTGATTTCTGCGGCGACTTTGGAACCT GCTGCTACGGTTTGTGGTGCTACCCCTGCCTGACCTGCTCCGTTGCCAGTGACATGGGCGAGTGCTGCCTGTGTGGTATGGGAATGACCATCCGCAGCGTCTACAGGACCAGATACAACATCGAA GGGTCTCTCTTGACGGACTTTATGGCAACCATGTGCTGTCCAGTCTGTGCCACCTGCCAACTGAGGAGAGATATCGACCGCAGGAAGGAACAAGGCATTTACTGA